gatcagttgaaaaccggtaacttgtcagcggagaACTCTAAAATTCACGTtaccttgatgggtcgacatGAGCCTGCGATATgctcatgtgatactggtcagcagatacgctgttttgacagctgtcaattgaccacaacatggatgtgcaatatcaaGCTGCAGGCTTGCACACGTTTCACCTTGTTTTCCCCGTGGTGCGAACGGGCGGACGTACGGTCtcgtgactaccaaaatttatCGGATCGATAGATAACCACGTTTTcatagctatggggctccgctataggcgaatctttgtttaccctttctgcctcattaacatatgctcatcattatctgatgaagcgAATAAAATAAAACACCTGAATATTGAGAGAGCATAGCAATTTCAGGTatttctgaaaatttgagcccgatataccgaacggtttcggagaaattctcttttaaaaactcgaaattttacaaagaatgtatggctcattaacgtttttgccacccagcaattGCGCAGTTGTAGATGGCTGATgtttccttcaatattgctttaaataagctgaaaattgcacaaattgtttaagttaatcagctctttcaagttttgaatttagttcgtaTATACGGCCACGGCTTCTTTGagttaagtcgtatgctaatgaggaaaaatgtaaacaatgacgtcagcaaagattcgcctattgTTGTGTACCAGAGGAAAAGATTGCACTCGCCTTCTTTCCTCCAGCCTCGCTTCTACTCAAAGGCCAGGCCACTAAGCACACAAtagtaaaatggtctattttgggaagtaccgtatttattcgattaaccgccctgggcgcttattaaatttttggaccttgatcgtgggcacttattcgaggtaggcgcttattcgaggctgggcgcttattaaattttcaccattttcagcaagtttagCAGGTTTATttggcaacaaaacaataaatggtaataacaaaacgcgaagatgtaacaaagaaaggcttctgtaaaatactcttaAGAAAAATCCGTCTTCGGGAAAGTCTCTTATTggtacttattcaatttcaatgaGTGGGAGGAGGacgggggtgggcgcttattagctttttctgcctttagggtgggcgcttattcaaggtgggcgctaattcgaggctgggcgcttattcgaataaatacgataATGGTATTCTTTGACTGGTATTCTCGAAGGGAAGTGCTTGTCGTTTGTCAGCTAtgaaacgttttttgtttttattgtttattgtttattgttttgtttgccaaaaattgtacaaatcaaataaaatctagtTACTTAAGCTCTCATGGCGAAGTGATCTTCAAATGCTTTAAAACATAATTACCAAGAAATGGATTTTCTCTCTGTTTTAATTCAATATACAAAACGTTTTGCAAAGTCAGTTACAAGAACTAGAAATTATGCTGTGGAATTTCACGCGTCAAAaggaaccaaaaaaaaaaccgtacAAGTAACTGATTATTGAATCgcccattttttcttaaaaattgacGTCTACCTCCATTTCCTTGCCTTTTTATATTGCTTTCCATGTCTCAGTTATGTTTGTGGAGAGTCCCTTCAAGAAACTTGTATTACTTAAAATCGCGGCCGTGCCGTgaaaaatttgattcaaccaatcagaagcactacccagatctgggtagtgacgcgtcatcagtatggatttctgtgctcgtttattagacgtcatttggcggggaaactaGCGGCAGCGTCGCcaaatatcggctgttttctcaggataCTATTTGAAGTGAAAGGGCCAAACTTAAACCTGGGAGAATTCCTGCGATACTGTTTCTTTAATGACCAAGTCTACGCATTAGTACTGGTTTGGTGTtgactagaaaaaaaattatatcatgCAATAATACGTCCAGACAACAAATCGAGTCTACGCAACACTGTTTTTTTCGTTTGGAACACTTGACGTTATATTGGCGTTTCTTTGTCCGAAATTTTATCTTGAGCTTTCCCCTTAGGCATGTATAATAAGGGTATTCCTTTTGTAGagccttttgttttttcgttaaTTTCACGTCTGCTGTTATTATCCTCACTCGCTAATTCACTGACAAGTGTTTCTTGTTCATCTTGTTCTTCCTGATTTTCTGTGTCACTGTCCTCGTCAGGTAACGGCCTGTCAAAGCAAGGCACAACATCGAGTTGAACTGGCGATTGGGAAGTTCCGTTGCAGGAAAATTGTCGACTCCAGGAAGGTATGCTTTCCATACTAACTTGTACTCCTTCGTCAGTACCAGGAATGAATATAGTGTAGGTTGAAGTATTACTTCCATGCAGTGAAATACCTCGTTTCTCTGAGCAACAACACACTTCTCCAGAAGAACTGTTCGAGCTCTCATCTTTTGGCAAAGAGCATCGCTTACAAAAATCCGAGCCCTGTGATTGCGTTTTTCTGGGCGGCGGCCCGGAGATCGTCCTGTGCGTATTAGAAGGCACACTAAATGAACGTACGCGGGGAGTTTTGCTGCTTTCCGCTATCCATAGCGGCAGTCTGTCTGCCTGGGTTCCATGCGTTACCCCAGGCACGTTCAAACTGTTTCGTGAGTTCTTTTTAATTCCTAAACCCGGTTTAAAATCTGATCCCTGATTCTCCTCCACATTTTCGTTTTCTTCCGATTCGTCCTTTTCTGGAAGATCTCCAAGTTTAGGGAGAATCCTTTCGTTACGGCTATATTTACGCTCCCTGTTGGACCAGGAACTCGTGGGCGAGGTTTTTGGATCACTCGTTTGACCGTTGCTTGTGGGAAGACTCCCTGTTCTCGATTTCGCTTCGTACGAATTCTGCCTTGGAAAACTGTTCAGCCGATATGAACGGCCGTTAGACATTCCAGGCATTATGTTTTCGTCGTCTCCTGCCTCAAGCGCCACGTGACTACGCATTCGTAATCCTCGGCGCCTTGGACCAGAGGACGCTCTGCCACTGGAAAAATCGGAAGTAATTGAACTTAGCAACACCCTGTTTCTCTTCTTTGgaagtttaagtcttgcttgCGCATGTGCGTAGTAGAGATTGAAGTTACTTCCAATTATGGAAATCGGGAGAGCTACGACAAGAAGACCGCATATCGCGCATGCACCTCCAATGATCTTTCCTATCCACGTTTTGGGAACTATGTCACCGTAACCAACAGTAGTCATGGTAATAAGCGACCACCAAAAGGATTCTGGGATTGAACGAAATTCCGTGCCATCGCCATCAAAAGTTCGCTCGGTGTAGTAAATAATTGACGAGAACAAAACAACCGGGATCAAGAGAATCAACAGCAGTAGTCCTAACTCGTACGAGCTCGCTTTTAGTGTGTGTAATATAATTTGAAGACCATACAGCAAGCGAAAGAAGCGGAAGAGCCGAAGAAGGCGAATCACAAGAAGTGCGTCCGCCAAAGGACCACCATCGGGATCAATGAGCCGAAGATAGAACGGAATGACCGACAGGATATCGATCCAGTTTGTTACTTTTCGGATAAAGATACGTCTTCTGGGACAAAAGGTAATGCGCATGAGCAATTCACATGTGAACCAAATACCGCAGGAGTAATCGATGACCGTGAAGATAGTGTCAATCGTCGGGTTTTTTTCCGGCGCCGCCGACCCTTTGTTAACTCTGGATTTCTTGGAGAACTGGGGAAGAGTCAACGCGCACGATGTGCCCACAGATAACATGATCAGTGCCACAGAGATGATGGAAAATATCTGTAAAAATAGACACGGATAACATGATCAGCGCCACAGAGATGATGGAAAGTATCTGTAAAAATAGACA
The genomic region above belongs to Porites lutea chromosome 12, jaPorLute2.1, whole genome shotgun sequence and contains:
- the LOC140921202 gene encoding potassium voltage-gated channel protein Shaw-like — encoded protein: MKNRQRLEIIPRVVDTTQRRIILNVGGRKHETYLSTVRNYPDTRLYWVVENVTKAIDYDSEKIELFFDRHPGIFEQVLNYYRTGKLHCPHDVCGPLFEEELAYWGIDEKEMEHCCWTSYTQHRDAEQNLKSFNVHESDQDQDTDLENDRLDPTPARDCGRFTWWTQYQPKIWPILEEPHSSKAAKIFSIISVALIMLSVGTSCALTLPQFSKKSRVNKGSAAPEKNPTIDTIFTVIDYSCGIWFTCELLMRITFCPRRRIFIRKVTNWIDILSVIPFYLRLIDPDGGPLADALLVIRLLRLFRFFRLLYGLQIILHTLKASSYELGLLLLILLIPVVLFSSIIYYTERTFDGDGTEFRSIPESFWWSLITMTTVGYGDIVPKTWIGKIIGGACAICGLLVVALPISIIGSNFNLYYAHAQARLKLPKKRNRVLLSSITSDFSSGRASSGPRRRGLRMRSHVALEAGDDENIMPGMSNGRSYRLNSFPRQNSYEAKSRTGSLPTSNGQTSDPKTSPTSSWSNRERKYSRNERILPKLGDLPEKDESEENENVEENQGSDFKPGLGIKKNSRNSLNVPGVTHGTQADRLPLWIAESSKTPRVRSFSVPSNTHRTISGPPPRKTQSQGSDFCKRCSLPKDESSNSSSGEVCCCSEKRGISLHGSNTSTYTIFIPGTDEGVQVSMESIPSWSRQFSCNGTSQSPVQLDVVPCFDRPLPDEDSDTENQEEQDEQETLVSELASEDNNSRREINEKTKGSTKGIPLLYMPKGKAQDKISDKETPI